Proteins encoded together in one Bactrocera neohumeralis isolate Rockhampton chromosome 4, APGP_CSIRO_Bneo_wtdbg2-racon-allhic-juicebox.fasta_v2, whole genome shotgun sequence window:
- the LOC126755930 gene encoding zinc finger protein 506-like, whose product MNICGSVFVSKDVLNFALKCLYCEEDINEWESFVNHIQSLHNSDLEEPCIDPIVELDYKENNALEWLKDEVMPSTDGDHWNENVDALKVEAPSDGEACKTEPTEDPVSDNVGDHSYDEDNDSNSDSDSSQEYLEKNKQKVPKKFKPSFYRNNKNTNAFIEMYEKSPCLWNPNDENYNNNTERSKCKTEMIQGMEQRCQITLTYKKLWECFRELHMLYKTVGEAIEKKSGSRYKKLSPTVLGYYEKCSFLSVALDGFLDIFEDTPNTARNISFASKNTITIAFIDTYERFPSLYDYKHPDYYQQAKRRQTYKDMADILRIEQNVEFSDDDIFKGIEYMRQWYFKLKKRLGKNLKFESLTKAAQHYVEKLAFLTRRSRGEKRFDTDLPCTECDELFKTNADRQAHLHTVHNIGELPYKCDLCDKSFTNKPALNGHKRRFHTEKIHKCEFCDKIYAIPADLRTHMGIHTGHKPYICELCGKGFRNRTKLRFHNDAIHLKIRAFKCTMCPKDFLKARDLQDHIKAHLNIRDKICDTCGKDFTSAHGLHRHKQLHAEFKKYACKFCDKRFYQFVGLNSHMKHRHGIYKNGGKKIDKIPHTQPLPQTSTTNMASSVLPNIFENV is encoded by the exons ATGAATATTTGTGGAAGTGTATTTGTCTCAAAAGACGTGctgaattttgctttaaaatgtttatattgtGAAGAAGATATAAATGAGTGGGAAAGTTTTGTTAATCACATTCAAAGTTTGCACAATAGCGACCTAGAGGAACCATGCATTGATCCCATAGTGGAATTGGATTATAAAGAAAACAATGCTTTAGAATGGTTAAAAGATGAAGTTATGCCATCCACTGATGGCGATCATTGGAATGAAAATGTAGATGCTTTAAAAGTGGAAGCACCTTCAGATGGGGAAGCCTGTAAAACTGAG CCAACAGAAGACCCAGTTTCTGATAATGTCGGAGACCACAGTTATGATGAAGACAATGACAGTAACTCTGACTCAGACTCTTCGCAAGAatacctagaaaaaaataaacaaaaagttccaaaaaag tTTAAGCCATCATTTTATaggaataacaaaaacacaaacgcaTTCAttgaaatgtatgaaaaatCTCCTTGCTTATGGAATCCTAATgacgaaaattataataataacacaGAACGTTCAAAATGTAAAACTGAAATGATACAAGGGATGGAACAAAGATGTCAAATAACATtaacatacaaaaaattgtgGGAGTGCTTTCGGGAGTTGCACATGTTGTACAAGACAGTGGGGGAGGCCATAGAGAAGAAATCAGGTTCAAGATACAAAAAATTGTCTCCAACTGTGCTAGGATATTATGAGAAGTGTTCATTTCTCTCTGTAGCATTAGATGGATTTTTGGATATATTTGAAGATACGCCAAATACTGCTAGG aACATAAGCTTTGCTTCTAAAAACACTATAACGATAGCATTTATCGACACATATGAACGTTTCCCGTCTCTTTACGATTACAAACACCCAGATTACTACCAACAAGCTAAACGTAGACAAACCTACAAGGATATGGCTGACATCCTTCGGATTGAACAAAATGTTGAGTTCAGCGATGATGATATCTTCAAAGGAATTGAGTATATGCGTCAATGGTATTTTAAGCTGAAAAAACGTCTTGgaaagaatttgaaatttgagTCTTTGACAAAAGCAGCACAACATTATGTCGAAAAGTTAGCTTTCCTTACCAGAAGATCAAGGGGTGAGAAGCGATTCGACACAGATTTGCCATGTACAGAGTGTGATGAGTTATTTAAAACTAATGCAGACAGGCAGGCCCATCTTCACACTGTGCATAATATCGGTGAATTGCCCTACAAATGTGATTTATGCGATAAAAGCTTTACCAATAAACCCGCTTTAAATGGTCATAAACGAAGATTTCATAcggaaaaaatacataaatgtgaATTCTGCGATAAAATTTACGCTATACCAGCAGATCTGAGAACTCACATGGGAATACATACTGGTCACAAGCCATATATATGTGAATTGTGTGGTAAAGGATTTCGTAATAGGACTAAGTTACGTTTCCATAACGATGCAATACATCTAAAGATAAGAGCATTCAAATGTACTATGTGCccaaaagattttttgaaagcaCGCGATTTGCAAGATCACATAAAGGCTCATCTTAACATAAGAGATAAGATTTGTGATACATGTGGCAAAGATTTTACAAGCGCCCATGGATTACATCGGCACAAGCAATTGCATGCGGAATTTAAAAAGTACGCTTGTAAATTTTGTGATAAACGATTTTATCAGTTTGTGGGGCTTAACTCACATATGAAACACCGGCATGGCATTTATAAGAACGGCGGAAAGAAAATCGATAAAATCCCTCACACACAGCCACTACCGCAAACATCGACTACAAATATGGCCAGCAGCGTTCTCccaaacatttttgagaatgtaTAA